From Debaryomyces hansenii CBS767 chromosome C complete sequence, a single genomic window includes:
- a CDS encoding DEHA2C11682p (similar to uniprot|P07264 Saccharomyces cerevisiae YGL009C LEU1 Isopropylmalate isomerase) gives MESGPVSGLRPSNANVTDFELWIRMATDNKINANNSWNFALIDFFHDLSLLREGKSINFQKASATLDGCVKIYSSRVDSAATETGRLLSGLAASKYYKPNVEDDDDDDDDEKDEEDTEEVRVKQRKKNTVLESTLVNSFEQIRTKKIDFEFVVDPVFKKALSDFDEGGSKSLLLNMLSIDSTGRILFDTTSDSKTLAVDNTDETDIEKEFGIDDIDMPVNSVEVDINNLETLFFNNLEELDTFRVCPSMDALQDIVAQGVDNTNILEQIEKQKAEYENEHYDDYDNAGSVFFDNDDYEIHDDTGMGLGDNSMNVTFQKLFDETFQREQKDKDGIEEVSEIPDYDLLAYFDQALRKNWTKGHENWKVRNLMKKRNEKGEIRSQRHEVTTKKKDISTIDFLSEEEVDEDELFSESVARIIIPKHQWITQDKHRLPDDIHFTTKRLIHLFVKPLTILKTFNKRKIVPYESMKDKTDEVFANEEYWSEKYKENEEMERSRRMNDILREDLQELHKSYDQSFFQDTLGNFQDDNDYIDPMEGGDLNELFNGYGSQLVTSQSHIKPTHINFSKVAKRVDVKLLKNNLWEILKSDSIFNNEGLNNNKVEKFENYMENQKNSQHSEEESAPEESTKFSEILNNLTNKYSKEEKNDISTSFCFICLLHLANENGFTIENTNDNSDLIIKNKTIDDNINDTHI, from the coding sequence ATGGAATCTGGTCCTGTTTCAGGTCTCAGACCGTCTAATGCTAATGTGACTGACTTTGAGCTATGGATACGAATGGCTACAGACAATAAGATCAATGCCAATAATTCATGGAATTTCGCtttgattgattttttcCATGATTTATCACTATTACGAGAAGGCAAGAGtatcaattttcaaaaagcATCTGCCACTCTAGACGGCTGTGTAAAGATATATTCTTCGAGAGTCGATTCAGCAGCTACGGAAACTGGTAGGTTATTGAGTGGATTGGCAGCttccaaatattataaaCCGAACGTCgaggatgatgatgatgatgatgatgatgagaaggatgaagaagatactGAGGAAGTTAGGGTtaaacaaagaaagaagaatacaGTATTAGAAAGCACGTTAGTTAACTCATTTGAACAAATACGAACCAAGAAAATAGACTTTGAGTTTGTCGTTGATCCGGTATTCAAAAAGGCATTATCAGACTTCGACGAAGGGGGATCCAAAagtttgttgttgaatatGTTATCTATTGACTCCACGGGAAGAATATTGTTCGATACGACGAGTGATTCAAAAACATTGGCAGTTGATAACACTGACGAGACAGACatagaaaaagaatttggaattgatgatattgatatgcCTGTAAATAGTGTTGAAGTTGATATCAATAATCTTGAGACtctatttttcaataatctCGAAGAGTTAGATACCTTTCGAGTATGTCCGTCAATGGATGCTCTCCAAGACATCGTTGCTCAAGGTGTTGACAATACTAACATTCTCgagcaaattgaaaagCAAAAAGCCGAATATGAGAATGAGCATTATGACGACTATGATAATGCTGGTTCAGTATTTTTTGATAACGATGACTACGAAATCCACGACGATACTGGTATGGGATTAGGTgataattcaatgaatGTGACgtttcaaaaattatttgatgaaacATTTCAAAGAGAACAAAAGGATAAAGACGGAATAGAAGAGGTAAGTGAAATTCCCGATTATGATCTATTAGCATATTTTGATCAAGCATTAAGAAAGAATTGGACGAAAGGGCATGAAAATTGGAAGGTACgaaatttgatgaaaaagagGAATGAAAAAGGAGAAATAAGAAGTCAAAGACATGAAGTTACCACcaaaaagaaagatattCTGACTATTGATTTCTTAAGTGAAGAGGAAGTCGATGAGGACGAACTATTTTCTGAATCGGTAGCCAGGATTATAATACCCAAACATCAATGGATAACTCAAGACAAACACCGTTTACCAGACGATATACACTTTACTACCAAAagattaattcatttatttgtGAAACCTTTGACTATATTAAAGACATTtaacaaaagaaaaatcGTACCTTATGAAAGTATGAAAGATAAGACTGATGAAGTTTTTGccaatgaagaatattggtCTGAGAAGTACAAAGAAAACGAGGAAATGGAACGGTCGAGAAGAATGAATGATATATTGCGTGAAGACTTACAAGAATTACACAAGTCCTACGATCAATCATTTTTTCAAGATACATTGGGGAATTTTcaagatgataatgattacATTGATCCAATGGAAGGGGGTgatttgaatgaattgTTCAATGGGTATGGATCGCAGTTGGTTACAAGTCAGAGCCACATCAAACCAACGCATatcaacttttcaaaagTTGCAAAAAGGGTTGAtgtcaaattattaaagaataatttatgggaaatattaaagagTGACTccatattcaataatgagGGGTTGAACAATAATAAGGTAGAAAAATTTGAGAACTACATGGAAAACCAGAAGAATTCGCAACATCTGGAAGAGGAGAGTGCTCCGGAGGAGTCCACTAAATTTAGcgaaattttgaataaccTCACCAACAAATATtcgaaagaagaaaagaacgACATATCAACTAGTTTCTgctttatttgtttattacATTTGGCGAATGAAAACGGGTttacaattgaaaataccAATGACAATTCGGACTTAATAATTAAAAACAAGACAATTGAcgataatataaatgacACGCATATATAG
- a CDS encoding DEHA2C11660p (highly similar to uniprot|P07264 Saccharomyces cerevisiae YGL009C LEU1 Isopropylmalate isomerase), with protein sequence MTAQPRTLYDKVFEDHIVHKDESGSYLIYIDRHLVHEVTSPQAFEGLSNAGRTVRRTDCTLATVDHNIPTSSRANFKDIDTFIEQDDSRLQVKTLEQNVKDFDVTYFGMSDERQGIVHIVGPEQGFTLPGTTVVCGDSHTSTHGAFGSLAFGIGTSEVEHVLATQTIIQAKSKNMRIQVNGDLAPGITSKDLVLHVIGVIGTAGGTGCVLEFAGKAIEGLSMEARMSICNMAIEAGARAGMIKPDEITFNYIKGRPLAPKGEQWDKAVSYWKTLHSDENAKFDYDIQIEAADIVPTITWGNSPQDALPITAKVPDPSTVSDPIVKSGMERALKYQGLTPNTPLKDIKIDKAFIGSCTNARIEDLRAAAKVAKGHKKADNVKLVLVVPGSGLIKTQAEKEGLHKIFEQAGFSWREAGCSMCLGMNPDILDPEERCASTSNRNFEGRQGAASRTHLMSPAMAAAAAIKGHFTDIREFDYDNTDEPSVSIGSDEDQALQDAVYEHEKQSTDDSASIMDEQLNDIPREPQAKKSKVGNTISTVGGMDKFNVLTSITAPLDKANVDTDAIIPKQFLKTIKRTGLKNGLFYEARYVKDPITGKDVETDFVLNTDPYRSAEILLVTGDNFGCGSSREHAPWALKDFGIKCMIAPSFGDIFYNNSFKNGLLPIRIPQDVIMSKLYPMATAGKKLTVDLPNQQIKNSETGEVLVDNFDIEEFRKHCLINGLDDIGLTLQKEEFITKYEAIRRDKFSFLEGGSKLIKPVKGAKKSVYGLKTQEW encoded by the coding sequence ATGACAGCACAACCAAGAACATTATATGATAAGGTGTTTGAAGATCACATAGTTCATAAGGACGAATCGGGGTCATATTTAATTTACATAGATAGACATCTTGTGCACGAAGTTACGTCGCCACAAGCATTCGAAGGATTGAGCAATGCGGGTAGAACGGTCAGAAGAACCGACTGTACATTAGCTACGGTTGATCACAACATTCCTACCAGCTCCAGAGCTAATTTCAAGGACATTGATACATTTATCGAGCAAGACGACTCGAGGTTACAGGTGAAGACATTGGAACAGAATGTGAAGGATTTTGACGTCACATACTTCGGTATGAGCGACGAAAGACAAGGTATTGTGCATATTGTTGGTCCGGAACAAGGATTTACGTTACCAGGTACCACTGTGGTGTGTGGTGACTCGCATACTTCTACACACGGTGCGTTTGGTTCATTGGCATTTGGTATTGGTACTTCGGAGGTCGAGCACGTCTTGGCCACGCAGACTATCATCCAGGCCAAGTCTAAGAACATGAGAATTCAGGTTAACGGTGACTTAGCTCCGGGTATAACCTCGAAGGATTTGGTTTTACACGTCATCGGTGTAATTGGTACTGCTGGTGGTACCGGTTGTGTCCTTGAGTTTGCTGGTAAGGCCATTGAAGGTTTATCTATGGAAGCTAGAATGTCCATCTGTAATATGGCAATTGAAGCTGGTGCCCGTGCTGGTATGATTAAGCCAGACGAAATCACTTTCAATTACATCAAGGGCAGACCTTTAGCTCCAAAGGGTGAACAATGGGACAAGGCTGTTTCGTACTGGAAAACCTTACATTCAGACGAAAATGCTAAGTTTGACTATGATATTCAAATCGAGGCTGCTGATATCGTCCCAACTATCACCTGGGGTAACTCTCCTCAAGATGCTTTACCTATCACCGCTAAGGTTCCTGATCCATCCACAGTCTCTGACCCAATTGTGAAATCTGGTATGGAAAGAGCATTAAAATACCAAGGTTTAACTCCAAATACCCCATTAAAGGATATTAAGATCGATAAGGCATTCATTGGTTCTTGTACCAACGCACgtattgaagatttaagAGCAGCCGCTAAAGTTGCTAAGGGACATAAAAAGGCCGATAACGTCAAATTAGTATTAGTCGTTCCAGGTTCCGGTTTGATTAAGACTCAAGCTGAGAAAGAAGGTTTACACAAAATCTTTGAACAAGCAGGATTTTCTTGGAGAGAAGCCGGTTGTTCGATGTGTTTAGGTATGAATCCAGATATCTTAGATCCAGAAGAAAGATGTGCATCTACTTCGAACagaaattttgaaggtCGTCAAGGTGCCGCTTCTAGAACTCACTTAATGTCTCCAGCTATGGCAGCAGCAGCTGCTATCAAGGGCCACTTCACTGATATTCGTGAATTCGACTACGATAACACCGATGAGCCATCTGTTTCTATTGGATCAGACGAAGACCAAGCATTACAAGACGCTGTTTACGAACACGAAAAGCAATCTACCGATGATTCCGCTTCTATTATGGATGAGCAACTAAACGATATTCCAAGAGAACCACAAGCTAAGAAATCGAAGGTCGGGAATACCATCTCTACAGTTGGTGGTATGGACAAATTTAATGTTCTTACCAGTATCACTGCTCCTTTAGATAAGGCCAATGTCGACACCGATGCTATTATTCCAAAGCAATTTTTGAAGACAATTAAACGTACTGGTTTAAAGAATGGTTTATTCTACGAAGCTAGGTATGTCAAAGACCCAATAACTGGAAAAGACGTCGAAACTGACTTTGTATTAAACACTGATCCATACCGTAGTGCcgaaattttattagtCACTGGTGATAACTTCGGTTGCGGTTCCTCAAGAGAACACGCTCCTTGGGCATTAAAGGACTTCGGTATCAAGTGTATGATTGCTCCATCATTCGGTGATATTTTCTACAATAACTCGTTCAAGAACGGTTTATTACCAATTAGAATTCCTCAAGATGTTATCATGTCTAAGTTATACCCTATGGCCACTGCTGGAAAGAAATTGACTGTCGATTTACCAAATCAACAAATCAAGAACAGCGAAACTGGAGAAGTTTTAGTCGATAactttgatattgaagaattcagaAAACATTGTTTAATAAATGGGTTAGATGATATTGGATTAACTTTACAAAAGGAAGAATTCATTACTAAATATGAGGCTATTAGAAgagataaattttcattcttaGAGGGAGGCTCGAAATTAATCAAACCAGTCAAGGGCGCTAAGAAGTCCGTCTATGGGCTTAAAACACAAGAATGGTAA
- a CDS encoding DEHA2C11638p (weakly similar to uniprot|P53202 Saccharomyces cerevisiae YGR003W CUL3 Ubiquitin-protein ligase), which produces MLPPGSRRSKIRPPRKSLVSTSIGNSSGDSVIDYDLSWSVLSNAITQIQNKNVSKLSYEQLYRKAYILVLRKYGAKLYDDVSSLIRQHLLQKRQNLLAILNSSSSLNNSINEDFMKAVLVEWDEHLQSMKFISDVLMYLNRVYVKEHKKLLIYDLGIQLFKDNIVKYEDNELGSKLIEIVVEEITKNRKGEVITTKMYITKIINMLELLLETSNSGNDLQYGENYYQRYFEPTFLAGSETFFYNLSQEFINNVLGTKYLHDAHRFIKEEENRINFYLPSSTYPRIIDLMNNILIKDKIDRILCLPFEQQGLSYWLQPVLSNILDQNLSSNREKHHFAELKILYELLGRIDPDYELFRTRLKDLVVSQGSTLPSLVKESISLKDDSTSKKSNANSTAFASTWINSILEYQNQFSMIIKESFSGDVALEQCITMGMREFINGAQNAPGGSKKSNTSSGNSAPELLSIYMDFRIKQLTKNPGSSSKNIPTENDNDMNGSSIDQTDDLINKSVAFLRFIKDKDAFEAHYANHFAKRFLNFKNSQAGNSASNGKLGVDLEELIISKLGEEMGTTSLDKVIKMDKDIKSSRDLTKDWRSYVNQNHKKSLIELDLKVCNVSDWPKSMTKDYKKFSRDDTNNEIGFIWSRQLRSTIKEFEEFWFTNKRNDNKSLFWCPKFGSMDLRITYPTKTYDISMSTYAGIIMLLFAPQSTDADGNEVSAFDEMRELAYDEIRELTGIPEADLKRQLQSIAVAPRSRLLVKIPMTKEVNNSDVFKLNEKFKSPSTKVKVLTVSASSSASSGTKVSSTNDTTLAKTVQEEEFEELQSSILEGRKIEVNAAIVRIMKSRRTINHNDLISELVKQLHNRFQTSTILIKQRIEDLIEKEYLKRDDNDKSIYHYVA; this is translated from the coding sequence ATGTTACCTCCTGGAAGCAGGCGGTCTAAAATCAGACCACCGAGGAAGTCTTTAGTTAGCACTTCTATTGGGAATTCTAGTGGAGATTCAGTTATCGACTATGACTTATCGTGGTCGGTACTTTCAAATGCCATCACACAGATCCAGAATAAAAATGTTTCTAAATTGTCGTACGAGCAATTGTATAGGAAGGCGTACATTTTGGTGTTGAGGAAATATGGAGCGAAGCTCTATGATGACGTTTCGCTGTTGATTAGACAGCATTTGCTACAGAAGAGACAGAATTTGCTTGCGATATTGAATCTGTCGTCGTCGTTGAATAACTCAATCAATGAGGATTTCATGAAGGCCGTATTGGTGGAATGGGACGAGCATTTGCAGTCGATGAAATTCATCAGCGATGTGTTGATGTATCTCAATCGGGTGTATGTTAAGGAACACAAGAAGCTACTTATCTACGACTTGGGGATCCAATTATTTAAGGATAATATTGTCAAGTACGAGGATAACGAGTTGGGGTCGAAATTGATTGAGATAGTTGTGGAGGAGATTACCAAGAACAGAAAGGGCGAAGTGATAACAACGAAGATGTACATAACCAAGATTATCAATATGCTCGAGTTGTTACTTGAAACCAGCAATTCGGGCAATGACTTGCAGTATGGAGAAAATTACTACCAGAGATACTTCGAGCCTACCTTTCTTGCTGGTTCAGAGActtttttttataatttgtCCCAGGAGTTCATTAATAATGTGCTTGGTACGAAGTATTTGCATGATGCCCACCGTTttataaaagaagaagaaaacagaATCAACTTTTATTTGCCTTCTTCGACGTATCCAAGAATAAtagatttaatgaataacaTCTTGattaaagataaaatcGATAGAATATTGTGCCTCCCATTCGAACAGCAAGGTTTATCGTATTGGTTACAGCCTGTCCTTTCGAATATTCTTGATCAAAATTTGTCGTCTAACAGAGAAAAACATCACTTCGcagaattgaaaatactATATGAGTTGTTGGGTAGAATTGACCCCGACTACGAGCTTTTCAGAACGCGTTTAAAGGACTTGGTTGTATCCCAGGGTAGTACATTGCCTTCACTTGTTAAGGAGTCAATATCGTTAAAGGATGACAGTACATCAAAGAAGTCGAACGCTAATTCCACTGCTTTTGCGTCTACGTGGATTAATTCTATTTTAGAATATCAAAAccaattttcaatgattaTCAAAGAATCGTTTTCCGGGGATGTAGCATTGGAGCAATGTATCACCATGGGTATGAGGGAATTCATAAATGGAGCTCAAAATGCACCCGGTGGTAGTAAAAAATCAAACACATCATCAGGAAACAGTGCTCCTGAATTGTTATCGATTTATATGGATTTTAGGATCAAGCAACTAACGAAGAATCCTGGATCAAGCTCCAAAAATATTCCAACcgaaaatgataatgacaTGAATGGATCGTCGATAGATCAAACTGATGATTTAATTAACAAATCTGTTGCATTTTTGAGATTCATAAAAGATAAAGATGCGTTTGAAGCACATTATGCCAACCATTTTGCCAAAAGATTTTTAAACTTTAAAAATTCACAAGCGGGCAATTCAGCGAGCAATGGAAAACTAGGAGTTGACCTCgaagaattaataatatcgaAATTAGGAGAAGAAATGGGTACAACGTCATTAGATAAGGTCATTAAAATGGATAAAGACATAAAGCTGTCTCGTGACTTGACCAAAGATTGGAGAAGCTATGTGAACCAAAATCATAAGAAATCACTAATAGAATTAGATTTGAAAGTTTGTAATGTTTCAGATTGGCCTAAATCAATGACAAAGGATTATAAGAAGTTTTCTCGGGACGACactaataatgaaattggaTTTATTTGGTCGCGTCAATTACGATCCACcattaaagaatttgaagaattttggTTCACGAATAAGAGAAACGACAATAAATCGCTCTTCTGGTGTCCCAAATTTGGCTCTATGGACTTGAGAATAACATATCCTACAAAAACATACGATATAAGCATGTCAACATACGCGGGTATAATCATGCTTTTGTTTGCCCCACAATCCACTGATGCAGATGGCAATGAAGTCCTGGcatttgatgaaatgaGAGAACTAGCGTATGACGAGATCAGAGAGCTCACTGGCATTCCGGAGGCTGATTTGAAGAGACAATTACAATCAATAGCGGTCGCACCAAGACTGAGGCTCTTGGTCAAAATACCAATGACCAAGGAAGTAAACAATAGCGATgtttttaaattaaatgaGAAGTTCAAGTCACCTTCCACCAAGGTCAAGGTTTTGACTGTTTCAGCCTCCTCTAGTGCTTCGAGTGGTACGAAAGTTTCTTCTACTAATGATACCACACTTGCAAAAACAgttcaagaagaagaatttgaagaattgcaATCAAGTATTCTAGAAGGTCGTAAGATAGAAGTTAATGCTGCAATTGTGCGTATAATGAAATCCCGTCGTACAATCAACCATAACGATTTGATAAGTGAGTTGGTCAAACAGTTGCATAATAGATTCCAAACACTGACTATTCTTATaaaacaaagaattgaagatttgattGAGAAAGAGTATTTAAAAAGAgatgataacgataaaaGTATATACCATTATGTCGCTTAG
- a CDS encoding DEHA2C11748p (no similarity) translates to MPPRYRHFCGVLRLYDTSIDGRLFSGVWAKSEITDYVSKKKKWSSAWPHSWGTTIDLSTSKLNKFQKERLLFIGGNLIIGL, encoded by the coding sequence ATGCCGCCCAGATATAGACACTTTTGCGGTGTGCTTCGACTCTACGACACATCGATCGACGGACGCCTCTTCTCTGGTGTATGGGCAAAAAGTGAAATCACCGATTACGTAagcaagaagaaaaaatggTCCTCGGCCTGGCCCCATTCGTGGGGAACCACAATTGATCTTAGCACAAGcaaattgaacaaatttcaaaaggAACGCTTGTTGTTTATAGGGGgtaatttaattatagGTCTTTGA
- a CDS encoding DEHA2C11704p (highly similar to uniprot|Q06178 Saccharomyces cerevisiae YLR328W NMA1 Nicotinic acid mononucleotide adenylyltransferase): protein MDPTNDPNFTPPSLNKDIQPTAPSSQIPKNIPIEPLVLADLGNAMDAPSPHPSSGRSRVHMVHEDMKADQYKSKIPRKHTDLVNSSSDDDANVPEQILPPSAKVKSTQIADLEEVPQGIQRQSKTLEKYSFPTHRLGTMMRDDTKYPLVIVACGSFSPITYLHLRMFEMALDAISEQTRFEVVGGYFSPVSSNYKKQGLAPAPHRVRMCELACERTSSWLMVDAWESLQPKYTRTALVLDHFNEEINIKRGGIMTQSGEKRGVKIMLLAGGDLIESMGEPDVWADQDLHHILGKYGCLIVERAGADVRSFLLSHDIMYEHRRNFLVIKQLIYNDISSTKIRLFIRRGMSVQYLLPNSVIRYIQEHKLYINETEPVKQVMADKTD from the coding sequence ATGGATCCTACAAATGACCCCAACTTCACCCCTCCATCATTAAATAAGGATATCCAACCTACAGCTCCGTCGAGCCAAATACCTAAAAATATCCCCATTGAACCGCTAGTTTTAGCAGATTTAGGTAATGCCATGGATGCTCCGTCCCCACACCCTTCTTCAGGAAGATCGAGGGTCCATATGGTCCACGAAGACATGAAGGCCGATCAATATAAGTCCAAGATTCCTAGAAAGCATACGGATTTGGTAAACTCGTCTTCGGACGACGATGCAAATGTACCGGAACAGATTTTACCACCATCGGCCAAAGTTAAGAGTACACAAATTGCCGATTTGGAAGAGGTGCCGCAGGGCATCCAGAGACAGTCCAAGACGTTGGAAAAGTATCTGTTTCCGACCCATAGATTGGGTACTATGATGCGGGACGATACCAAGTACCCATTGGTAATAGTTGCATGCGGGTCTTTTTCGCCTATTACATATTTGCACTTGAGGATGTTCGAGATGGCATTAGATGCCATCTCGGAGCAAACCCGATTCGAGGTTGTAGGAGGATATTTTAGTCCTGTGAGTTCGAATTATAAGAAACAGGGTTTGGCACCAGCACCCCACCGGGTGCGTATGTGTGAATTGGCATGCGAGCGGACGTCGTCGTGGTTGATGGTGGACGCCTGGGAGTCTTTGCAGCCGAAATACACCAGGACGGCGTTGGTGTTAGACCATTTCAACGAAGAGATTAATATCAAGAGAGGAGGTATCATGACCCAATCCGGCGAGAAGAGGGGGGTCAAGATTATGTTGTTGGCAGGTGGTGACTTGATTGAGTCGATGGGTGAACCAGACGTATGGGCCGATCAAGATTTACATCACATTTTGGGTAAATACGGCTGTCTTATCGTCGAAAGGGCTGGTGCTGATGTTAGAAGCTTTCTATTAAGTCATGATATAATGTACGAGCATAGGAGAAACTTCTTAGTTATtaaacaattgatttacaacgatatttcttctacaAAAATCAGGTTATTTATCAGGCGGGGCATGTCGGTTCAATACCTTTTACCAAACTCGGTGATTAGGTACATCCAAGAACATAAGTTGTATATTAACGAAACTGAGCCCGTCAAGCAAGTTATGGCCGATAAAACTGATTAG